From Draconibacterium halophilum, one genomic window encodes:
- a CDS encoding TPM domain-containing protein, whose amino-acid sequence MGAQKYFNEAGKLQITNAIRVAETNTSGEIRVHIEKHCNGDVLDRAAYIFEKLEMHKTELRNGVLFYLAVEDKKFAILGDGGINQKVADDFWETTKEVVIAKLKEGEYAEALADGIIMAGEQLKENFPYQKDDVNELSDEISFGK is encoded by the coding sequence ATGGGAGCTCAAAAATATTTTAATGAAGCTGGGAAACTGCAAATAACGAATGCTATTCGTGTGGCCGAAACCAATACATCGGGCGAAATTCGCGTACACATTGAAAAACATTGTAATGGAGACGTACTCGATAGGGCAGCTTATATCTTTGAAAAACTAGAGATGCACAAGACTGAGTTACGAAATGGTGTCTTATTTTATCTGGCCGTAGAAGATAAAAAATTTGCCATTCTTGGAGATGGTGGTATCAATCAAAAAGTTGCTGATGATTTTTGGGAGACAACTAAAGAGGTGGTAATTGCCAAATTGAAAGAAGGCGAGTATGCTGAGGCCTTAGCCGATGGTATTATTATGGCCGGGGAGCAGTTAAAAGAAAACTTTCCCTATCAGAAAGATGATGTGAATGAATTATCAGACGAAATTTCTTTTGGGAAATAA
- a CDS encoding LemA family protein codes for MKRIRIVLIALVSVVLFSSCGYNKMVEMDEQVTASWAQVENVYQRRADLIPNLVNTVKGYAEHEQETFTSVIEARSKATSVNVDPTKLNEQSLQQFNQAQEGLSSALSRLMVVVERYPDLKANQNFLDLQAQLEGTENRIAVERRNFNQTTQTYNAYIRKFPRVIYAGWFGFEKKTYFEAQQGAEQAPEVQF; via the coding sequence ATGAAGAGAATTAGAATTGTATTGATTGCCTTAGTGAGTGTCGTTTTATTTTCGAGTTGTGGATACAACAAAATGGTGGAAATGGACGAGCAGGTAACAGCATCGTGGGCACAGGTTGAGAACGTATATCAACGCCGTGCCGATTTGATCCCGAACCTGGTGAATACCGTAAAAGGATATGCCGAACACGAGCAGGAAACATTTACAAGTGTTATCGAGGCGCGTTCGAAAGCAACGTCGGTAAATGTTGATCCTACAAAATTGAATGAACAGTCGCTACAGCAATTTAATCAGGCGCAGGAAGGACTTTCTTCGGCCTTAAGCCGTTTAATGGTAGTTGTAGAAAGATACCCGGATTTAAAGGCCAATCAGAATTTTCTTGATTTACAGGCTCAACTGGAAGGAACTGAAAACCGCATTGCTGTGGAGCGGCGTAATTTCAACCAAACCACGCAAACTTATAATGCTTACATTCGGAAATTTCCGAGAGTAATTTATGCCGGATGGTTTGGCTTCGAGAAGAAAACATATTTCGAGGCACAGCAAGGAGCTGAACAGGCTCCTGAAGTGCAATTTTAA
- a CDS encoding urocanate hydratase has product MNLADFQTAILQGIPDQLPLPKLYDVNINHAPKRKDILSASEKKLALKNALRYFPAKFHEVLAAEFLNELNSFGRIYMYRFRPDYRMYARPIDEYPAKSKQAASIMLMIQNNLDYAVAQHPHELITYGGNGAVFQNWAQYLLTMKYLAEMNDEQTLVMYSGHPMGLFPSHKNAPRVVVTNGMVIPNYSSRDDYERMNALGVSQYGQMTAGSYMYIGPQGIVHGTTITVMNAARLHSPGDFGGKIFVTSGLGGMSGAQPKATVIAGMICIIAEVNPKAVEVRHCQGWVNEVFTDLDKVMVRALEARQNKEAVSLAYQGNIVDLWEKLAEENIQVELGSDQTSLHNPFAGGYYPAGLSFEESNKMMAEAPEQFHEEVYKSLRRQVAAINKLTQNGMYFWDYGNAFLLEASRAGADITKTDGEFKYPSYVQDIMGPLFFDYGFGPFRWVCTSGKAEDLEVSDKIAADVLSEIAASAPEEITGQMRDNIHWIKEAGKNKLVVGSQARILYADCTGRTKIAKAFNDAIADGRISAPIVLGRDHHDVSGTDSPYRETSNIYDGSSFTADMAVQNFVGDGFRGATWISLHNGGGVGWGEVINGGFGMTIDGSAEAEERLKMMLHWDVNNGISRRSWARNKPARFAIEQAMKENPSLKVTLPEEADDDLLDELF; this is encoded by the coding sequence ATGAATTTAGCAGATTTTCAAACCGCCATATTACAGGGCATTCCAGATCAACTACCATTACCAAAACTCTACGATGTCAATATCAATCATGCACCCAAAAGAAAAGACATATTATCGGCAAGTGAAAAAAAACTGGCACTAAAAAATGCATTGCGCTACTTTCCGGCAAAATTTCATGAGGTGCTGGCGGCCGAATTTTTAAACGAACTGAATTCATTCGGGCGTATTTACATGTACCGGTTTCGGCCGGACTATAGAATGTATGCACGCCCTATTGATGAATATCCGGCCAAATCGAAACAGGCAGCATCCATAATGCTGATGATACAAAATAACCTCGATTACGCGGTGGCACAACACCCACACGAACTGATTACTTATGGAGGCAACGGCGCGGTGTTTCAAAACTGGGCACAGTACCTGCTTACGATGAAATACCTGGCCGAAATGAACGATGAACAAACTTTGGTGATGTACTCCGGACACCCAATGGGTTTGTTTCCATCGCATAAAAACGCACCACGCGTGGTTGTTACCAACGGCATGGTAATTCCAAACTATTCGAGCCGAGACGATTACGAGCGAATGAACGCGCTCGGTGTTTCGCAATATGGACAAATGACTGCCGGATCGTACATGTACATTGGGCCGCAAGGTATTGTGCACGGTACAACAATTACTGTAATGAACGCTGCGCGTCTGCATTCACCCGGCGATTTCGGCGGAAAAATATTTGTAACCAGCGGATTGGGCGGCATGTCGGGAGCACAACCCAAAGCAACAGTAATTGCCGGAATGATTTGTATTATAGCCGAGGTGAATCCGAAAGCTGTTGAGGTTCGACACTGCCAGGGGTGGGTAAATGAAGTGTTTACCGATTTGGATAAAGTGATGGTCCGGGCATTAGAAGCACGCCAGAATAAAGAAGCGGTTTCGCTGGCCTACCAGGGCAATATTGTTGATCTGTGGGAAAAGCTGGCCGAAGAGAATATTCAGGTAGAACTGGGATCGGATCAAACCTCGCTGCACAATCCGTTTGCAGGTGGTTATTACCCCGCCGGACTGAGTTTTGAAGAATCGAATAAAATGATGGCCGAAGCGCCCGAACAGTTCCACGAAGAGGTTTACAAGTCTCTTCGCCGACAAGTAGCTGCTATAAATAAACTTACTCAAAACGGCATGTATTTCTGGGATTACGGCAATGCCTTTCTGCTGGAAGCAAGCAGAGCAGGTGCCGATATTACCAAAACCGATGGCGAATTTAAATACCCTTCGTACGTGCAGGATATTATGGGGCCACTGTTTTTTGATTATGGTTTTGGTCCTTTCCGTTGGGTGTGTACTTCGGGAAAAGCAGAAGACCTGGAAGTATCGGATAAAATTGCTGCCGATGTGTTGTCGGAAATTGCAGCTTCGGCACCGGAAGAAATTACCGGACAAATGCGAGACAATATTCACTGGATTAAAGAGGCCGGAAAAAACAAACTGGTAGTAGGTTCACAAGCACGTATTTTATATGCCGACTGCACCGGACGTACAAAAATTGCCAAAGCCTTTAACGATGCCATTGCCGACGGACGAATCTCTGCACCTATTGTTTTGGGGCGCGATCACCACGATGTTTCAGGAACGGATTCGCCCTACCGCGAAACTTCGAACATTTACGATGGCTCGTCGTTTACGGCCGATATGGCCGTGCAGAATTTCGTGGGCGACGGTTTCCGCGGTGCCACCTGGATATCGTTGCACAACGGCGGTGGCGTTGGCTGGGGTGAAGTAATAAATGGTGGCTTTGGAATGACCATCGACGGCTCGGCAGAAGCCGAAGAACGCCTTAAAATGATGTTACACTGGGATGTAAACAACGGTATTTCGCGCCGCAGCTGGGCACGCAACAAACCGGCACGTTTTGCCATTGAGCAGGCGATGAAAGAAAATCCATCGCTGAAAGTTACACTTCCCGAAGAAGCTGATGATGATTTGCTGGATGAACTTTTCTAA
- a CDS encoding DUF5808 domain-containing protein, with amino-acid sequence MKPRKELMETMHKDPSNWRGLFYFNRKDPRLTVPKINGLGWTFNFASIYSWLIIVAIILILLGAQFLL; translated from the coding sequence ATGAAACCAAGAAAAGAACTAATGGAAACGATGCACAAAGACCCTTCGAACTGGAGAGGCCTGTTCTATTTTAACCGCAAAGATCCGCGACTTACTGTGCCGAAAATAAATGGCCTTGGCTGGACCTTTAATTTTGCCAGCATATACAGTTGGCTAATCATTGTAGCAATAATATTGATTCTTTTGGGAGCACAGTTTTTGCTGTAG
- a CDS encoding thioredoxin family protein encodes MFNEIKSIDEFITLKEERAALLAYFSTEACSVCKVLKPKVEEMAKAEFPKMELVYVKSDVLPDVAAQNSVFAAPTIVVFFDGRETIRKSRSFGVGELQQEISRYYSMLFD; translated from the coding sequence ATGTTCAATGAAATAAAATCAATAGACGAATTTATAACACTGAAAGAAGAACGAGCTGCCCTATTAGCTTATTTTTCAACCGAAGCGTGTTCGGTGTGCAAGGTGTTAAAACCAAAGGTAGAAGAAATGGCCAAAGCCGAATTTCCTAAAATGGAGCTGGTTTACGTAAAGTCGGATGTGTTGCCTGATGTTGCCGCACAAAATAGCGTTTTTGCCGCACCTACCATCGTTGTTTTTTTCGATGGTCGCGAAACCATTCGGAAAAGTCGCTCCTTTGGTGTTGGCGAATTACAACAGGAAATTTCGCGGTATTATTCAATGTTGTTTGATTAG
- a CDS encoding CoA-binding protein, with translation MGKRTLVIGASENPARYSNRAILALRSNQHEVVALAKRKGLVEDVVIETTFPTGEDVHTVTLYVGPQHQPGYYTDILKLKPQRVIFNPGTENPEFAVMLEANGIKAEEACTLVLLSIGNY, from the coding sequence ATGGGCAAACGAACACTTGTTATTGGTGCCAGCGAAAATCCGGCACGATACTCCAACAGAGCTATTCTTGCACTTCGTAGTAACCAGCACGAAGTAGTGGCACTGGCAAAACGTAAAGGGCTGGTTGAAGATGTTGTAATTGAAACAACTTTCCCTACCGGCGAGGATGTGCATACTGTTACACTCTATGTGGGGCCGCAACATCAACCAGGGTATTATACCGATATTCTTAAATTGAAACCACAACGCGTTATTTTTAATCCGGGTACCGAAAATCCGGAATTCGCAGTAATGCTGGAAGCCAATGGTATTAAAGCCGAAGAGGCTTGTACTTTGGTGCTGCTTAGTATCGGAAATTACTAG
- the ispF gene encoding 2-C-methyl-D-erythritol 2,4-cyclodiphosphate synthase — translation MDFRIGQGYDVHRLAEGETLWLGGILIPHQKGTVAHSDGDVLIHAICDAMLGALKLRDIGTHFPDTAAEFKNIDSKILLKKSYELVKQKGYQIVNIDSTVQAQQPKLKPHIPQMEQCMADVLGIDVDRISVKATTTEKLGFEGREEGMSVNAVVLLKRI, via the coding sequence ATGGATTTCAGAATTGGACAAGGATATGATGTGCACCGTCTGGCCGAAGGAGAAACTTTGTGGCTAGGCGGTATTTTAATTCCACACCAAAAAGGAACAGTAGCGCACTCTGATGGAGATGTGCTGATACATGCCATTTGCGATGCCATGCTGGGTGCTCTTAAACTGCGCGACATCGGCACACATTTTCCTGATACCGCTGCCGAATTCAAAAATATAGACAGTAAAATTCTACTAAAAAAGTCGTACGAGCTGGTGAAGCAGAAAGGCTACCAGATTGTTAATATCGACTCCACTGTTCAGGCACAGCAACCCAAGTTAAAGCCGCATATTCCGCAAATGGAACAGTGCATGGCCGATGTTTTGGGAATTGATGTCGACCGTATATCGGTAAAGGCAACAACTACCGAAAAGCTTGGTTTCGAGGGCCGGGAAGAAGGTATGTCGGTAAATGCTGTTGTACTTTTAAAACGTATATAA
- the porV gene encoding type IX secretion system outer membrane channel protein PorV, which translates to MNKLIRILFVLALAAMITENVMAQGTLSGANTITTAVPFLAITPDSRAGGMGDAGVGTTADVNSQHWNPAKYVFMESEMGVGLSYSPWLRNLVDDINLAYLTGYKRLDDVQAISASLRYFALGDIVFTSDQGEFMGQQSPNEFAIDFGYSRLLSDVFSGAVAVRYIRSDLTGGQLVNGVETSAGNSFAADVAFYYYNEFRAGRQDNIFAAGINIQNIGSKISYTEGEVKDFIPTNLKLGASYTMELDDYNSFSFAVEANKLLVPTPPVDSTSYGDGDVIYAGGINSDIGIIEGIFKSFGDAPGGLSEEFQEITWSLGVEYWYNKQFALRAGYFYEHENKGNRQFITAGAGLKMNVFALDFSYLLPTQRNHPLENTLRFTLAFDIDAFSNQR; encoded by the coding sequence ATGAATAAATTAATACGAATTTTATTTGTGTTGGCTCTTGCAGCCATGATAACAGAGAATGTAATGGCGCAGGGAACCTTGTCGGGTGCCAATACAATTACTACAGCCGTTCCGTTTTTGGCAATTACGCCGGATTCGCGCGCTGGTGGTATGGGTGATGCCGGTGTGGGTACAACAGCCGATGTGAACTCGCAGCACTGGAACCCTGCAAAATATGTTTTTATGGAGAGTGAGATGGGAGTTGGTTTGTCGTATTCGCCATGGTTGCGTAACCTGGTTGACGATATTAACCTGGCTTACCTGACAGGATACAAAAGGTTAGACGATGTGCAGGCAATTAGTGCTTCGTTGCGCTATTTTGCGTTGGGCGATATCGTTTTTACTTCCGACCAGGGCGAATTTATGGGACAGCAAAGTCCAAATGAATTTGCGATTGATTTTGGCTACTCGCGCTTGTTAAGCGATGTGTTTTCGGGAGCGGTTGCAGTACGTTACATTCGTTCCGACCTTACCGGTGGACAGTTGGTAAACGGTGTTGAAACCAGTGCCGGTAACTCATTTGCTGCCGATGTGGCTTTTTATTATTATAATGAATTCAGAGCAGGAAGGCAAGATAATATTTTTGCTGCCGGTATCAATATTCAGAATATCGGTTCAAAAATTTCGTATACCGAGGGAGAGGTGAAAGACTTTATTCCAACAAACTTGAAATTAGGTGCTTCGTACACCATGGAGCTCGACGATTATAACTCATTCAGTTTTGCTGTTGAAGCGAATAAACTGTTGGTGCCTACACCTCCGGTTGATTCAACGAGTTATGGCGATGGCGATGTTATTTATGCAGGAGGGATTAACTCCGATATTGGTATTATCGAAGGAATTTTTAAATCGTTTGGCGATGCGCCGGGCGGATTAAGCGAAGAGTTCCAGGAAATTACATGGTCGTTGGGTGTTGAATACTGGTACAACAAGCAGTTTGCTTTACGCGCCGGTTATTTCTACGAGCACGAAAACAAAGGTAATCGTCAGTTTATTACAGCTGGTGCGGGGTTGAAAATGAATGTATTTGCACTCGACTTCTCGTACCTGTTGCCAACGCAACGTAACCACCCATTGGAAAATACGCTGCGTTTTACACTGGCGTTTGATATTGATGCATTTAGTAACCAACGCTGA
- the porU gene encoding type IX secretion system sortase PorU: protein MNKYILLLFIVLIGFAVSDVHNEIIVLNWQENSGSRDGEVLEFFENADLSGDLAHLALPVYTRLYKLDNPNKILRFSVENPVFEEVSDSIRKILAVEIPSELKVETSVLQSGNDKKVELQIIPLKEENGKIYRLKSFELRSAPDVYKKSVQAINWKSESVLASGNWVKIRTSGKGVYRIPFSNLSDWGFSDPTQVGVFGSGGKIQSEDPGNITYDDLEECAVWTGTNNGDECLFFYAPGVTEWDLNTAGYFTHRSNEFTTNGYLFLGEITGTPKKPEILESVSAEATHSTSSFDCYDLMENDKYNLLSLGSGKRWFGDRYTIGGSKTYTFNVADVAEDTDARLTVSGAARSYRSSNFGITTEGTESGAVPFRSVDTDATYGIYADSETTTMDVILSEGEQGIDVTYNAANSSAEAWLDYIELNYRRNIVVGDAPLFFRDSKTIGSGNVLEFQITNAGDDTKVLDVSDINNTKELAAELSGSEMRFKQEATELKEYVVFNTSGTFPEPVFVEDIDNQNLHAINTPEFLIISHSNFLSSAEELADFHRSQDGMSVEVVDVDDVYNEFSSGSKSATGVRNFIKMVYDRGNTLKYVLLFGDGSYDNRNINGNGMNFIPTYQSVNSLDPINSYVSDDYFVMLDAGESLANGSIDLGIGRIPASTAYQAQLVVNKIKRYYEPEALGDWRNVVCMIGDDGDTGIHMRQSEQIADTLNRNYGEFITDKIYFDAYPEDVTPAGERYPDVNAAINERVEEGVLILNYIGHANDRFLAHEHVLEVSDINTWSNRNQLPIFVTATCEFSRFDADDVSAGENVLMNPNGGGIGLFSTSRVVTSGANFKLSKSFYRFIFAKDANGKHYRMGDVMRLAKSNLANGTNKRNFSLLADPALKLSYPKYQVVTTSINGEEATSSPDTIGTLEKITIEGYVADYFDNRINNFNGEITHTVYDKEMDMQTLANGNDNRELTFQVQNNIIYSGTASVTNGNFSFSFVVPKDISYKIGSGKIMYYAQNGDEDAHGAFTNFSIGGEGSEVADNSGPDIQLFLDSEDFQSGDKTGKNPTLLAHLSDENGINTVGTGIGHDITAVIDNDYSKVYVLNNYYQAEKDDYTSGSLQYPLSDLSVGTHTLSLKAWDVANNSSEVEIEFEVTGDFIINEVSNYPNPIMDYTYFVIEHNQSGESFSAVFDIYNINGKLVDQFETEISSSGSSSNPVRWDLSESKIPLTQGVYVYQVFLKNNNGVIASKSGKLLVAQ, encoded by the coding sequence ATGAATAAATATATACTCCTGTTATTTATTGTTCTGATTGGCTTTGCTGTTAGCGATGTGCATAATGAGATTATAGTGCTCAACTGGCAGGAAAATTCGGGTAGCCGGGATGGAGAGGTGTTGGAATTCTTTGAAAATGCTGATTTGTCGGGCGATCTGGCGCATTTGGCTTTGCCTGTTTATACGCGCTTATACAAACTCGACAATCCAAATAAAATACTTCGTTTTAGTGTTGAGAATCCCGTTTTTGAAGAAGTTAGCGACAGTATTAGGAAAATATTAGCGGTTGAAATTCCTTCTGAGTTAAAAGTAGAAACTTCAGTTTTGCAGTCGGGAAACGATAAAAAAGTAGAACTCCAGATTATTCCTCTGAAAGAAGAAAATGGTAAAATCTATCGGTTAAAAAGTTTTGAGTTGCGATCGGCTCCTGATGTGTATAAAAAATCGGTGCAAGCTATTAATTGGAAATCAGAATCGGTTCTGGCAAGCGGTAACTGGGTAAAAATCCGCACTTCAGGAAAGGGTGTTTACAGGATACCTTTTTCAAATTTGAGCGATTGGGGATTTTCGGATCCGACACAAGTTGGGGTATTTGGAAGCGGAGGAAAAATACAATCGGAAGATCCTGGAAATATTACCTACGACGATTTGGAGGAGTGTGCAGTTTGGACTGGTACAAATAACGGCGATGAGTGTTTGTTTTTTTATGCTCCCGGAGTTACAGAGTGGGATTTGAATACTGCAGGATATTTTACGCATCGTTCGAATGAATTTACAACAAATGGCTATCTCTTTCTGGGAGAGATAACAGGAACACCTAAAAAGCCCGAAATACTTGAAAGCGTTTCAGCAGAAGCGACACATTCAACATCATCGTTTGATTGTTACGATCTGATGGAAAATGATAAATATAATTTGTTGAGCCTGGGATCGGGAAAGCGCTGGTTTGGAGACCGATATACAATTGGAGGTTCAAAGACGTATACATTTAATGTTGCCGATGTTGCAGAAGATACGGATGCCAGGCTTACGGTAAGCGGCGCTGCCCGTTCGTATCGTTCATCGAATTTTGGAATCACCACCGAAGGAACTGAATCAGGTGCAGTACCGTTTAGGAGTGTGGATACCGATGCAACTTACGGTATTTATGCCGATTCGGAAACAACAACTATGGATGTAATTTTATCGGAAGGCGAACAGGGTATTGACGTTACTTACAATGCTGCGAACAGTAGTGCCGAAGCGTGGCTTGATTATATTGAGTTAAATTACCGAAGAAATATTGTGGTGGGCGATGCTCCCTTGTTTTTCCGTGATTCGAAAACTATAGGTTCCGGTAACGTTCTTGAGTTTCAGATTACCAATGCAGGAGACGATACAAAAGTATTAGATGTTTCAGACATTAATAATACTAAAGAATTAGCGGCGGAATTAAGTGGCTCGGAAATGCGATTTAAACAAGAGGCAACGGAGTTGAAAGAATACGTGGTTTTTAATACATCGGGAACTTTCCCTGAACCGGTTTTTGTAGAGGATATTGATAACCAAAATTTACATGCGATAAATACTCCTGAATTTCTGATCATCTCACACAGTAATTTTCTGAGTTCTGCCGAAGAATTGGCCGATTTCCACCGTTCGCAAGATGGAATGAGTGTTGAAGTGGTTGATGTAGACGATGTTTACAACGAATTCAGCTCGGGGAGCAAAAGTGCAACGGGTGTTCGGAATTTCATAAAAATGGTTTACGACAGAGGAAATACATTAAAATATGTATTGCTTTTTGGCGATGGTAGTTACGACAACCGAAATATAAATGGTAACGGGATGAATTTTATCCCAACTTATCAATCGGTTAATTCGCTCGATCCGATCAATTCATATGTAAGCGACGATTATTTTGTTATGCTTGATGCTGGAGAAAGTCTGGCAAACGGTTCTATCGATCTGGGAATTGGCCGAATTCCGGCATCAACAGCATACCAGGCTCAATTGGTGGTTAACAAAATAAAGCGTTATTATGAACCGGAAGCTCTGGGCGACTGGAGAAATGTGGTTTGTATGATAGGCGATGACGGTGATACCGGAATTCACATGAGGCAGTCGGAACAAATTGCCGATACGCTAAACCGAAATTATGGCGAATTTATAACCGATAAAATATATTTTGATGCCTACCCCGAGGATGTTACACCGGCAGGCGAGCGTTATCCTGATGTAAACGCCGCAATAAACGAAAGGGTAGAAGAAGGGGTGCTTATTCTGAATTACATCGGGCATGCCAACGATCGCTTTTTGGCGCACGAGCATGTGCTGGAGGTGAGCGATATCAATACGTGGTCGAACAGAAACCAGTTGCCTATTTTTGTAACAGCAACCTGCGAGTTCAGTAGATTTGATGCTGATGATGTTTCTGCCGGCGAAAATGTTTTGATGAATCCAAACGGCGGTGGTATTGGTCTATTCTCAACATCACGTGTAGTAACATCGGGTGCCAATTTCAAATTAAGCAAAAGTTTTTACCGTTTTATTTTTGCAAAAGACGCCAATGGTAAACACTACCGAATGGGCGATGTTATGCGATTGGCAAAATCGAACCTCGCTAACGGAACTAACAAACGCAACTTTTCGTTACTGGCCGATCCGGCATTAAAACTTTCTTACCCGAAATACCAGGTAGTAACCACTTCTATTAATGGCGAGGAGGCTACAAGCAGTCCTGATACGATTGGAACACTCGAAAAAATTACCATTGAAGGTTATGTGGCTGACTATTTCGATAACCGGATAAACAATTTTAACGGCGAAATCACGCACACGGTTTACGACAAGGAAATGGATATGCAAACGCTTGCTAATGGTAACGACAACAGGGAGTTGACTTTCCAGGTGCAGAATAATATTATCTACTCCGGAACAGCGAGTGTTACCAACGGGAATTTCAGTTTTAGCTTTGTTGTACCAAAAGATATTTCATATAAAATAGGTTCGGGCAAAATTATGTATTACGCGCAAAATGGTGATGAGGATGCGCACGGTGCCTTTACTAATTTTAGTATTGGCGGAGAAGGATCGGAAGTGGCTGATAACAGCGGGCCTGATATTCAGCTCTTTTTGGATTCGGAAGATTTTCAGTCGGGCGACAAGACCGGTAAAAATCCAACGTTGCTGGCTCACTTGTCGGATGAAAATGGGATTAACACTGTTGGTACCGGAATCGGACACGATATTACGGCGGTTATCGATAACGATTATTCAAAAGTTTACGTGCTGAATAATTACTATCAGGCAGAAAAAGATGACTACACAAGTGGCTCTTTGCAATATCCTTTAAGCGACCTTTCGGTAGGAACGCACACACTGTCTTTAAAAGCATGGGATGTGGCCAACAACTCATCAGAAGTGGAAATTGAGTTTGAAGTGACAGGTGATTTTATCATCAACGAGGTAAGCAACTACCCGAATCCGATAATGGATTACACTTATTTTGTAATCGAACACAATCAATCTGGAGAAAGTTTTTCTGCGGTTTTCGATATATATAACATAAACGGGAAATTGGTTGATCAGTTTGAGACCGAAATCAGTTCAAGTGGAAGCTCCAGTAACCCGGTACGCTGGGATCTTTCCGAATCGAAAATTCCACTTACTCAAGGAGTTTATGTCTACCAGGTTTTTCTGAAAAACAACAATGGAGTAATTGCTTCTAAATCAGGGAAATTGTTGGTGGCACAATAA